A single genomic interval of Lathyrus oleraceus cultivar Zhongwan6 chromosome 7, CAAS_Psat_ZW6_1.0, whole genome shotgun sequence harbors:
- the LOC127103184 gene encoding WAT1-related protein At1g68170 yields MVANDGSSLSVLIVYRFVFSTAFTVPFVFFFERKSVQNLTGKVLFQAFLCGLFGGSLQQNLYIKSLALVSATYTITMLNLIPAITYVLAVSLRMEKPNLGTPAGKAKLMGTLSGIGGAMILTLYEGKRLFNLSLHIDLLQNATSTTHHSPAGSHVWGLMLALGTALSFSLWFITQSKMSQNFPWHYSIVALTSIMGAIQSFIYAICTERDWSQWKLDWNLRLLTAASAGILASGVCFVLLAWCVGMKGPLYVSAFNPLMLVLVAFISSFVLNEYITVGSLTGAALIVCGLYMLLWGKSKEARKMDNMNGIASENV; encoded by the exons ATGGTAGCAAATGATGGATCAAGCTTAAGTGTTCTCATTGTTTATAGATTTGTATTTTCTACTGCTTTCACTGTGCCATTTGTTTTCTTCTTTGAAAG GAAAAGTGTGCAAAATTTGACTGGAAAGGTGCTATTCCAAGCTTTTCTTTGTGGATTATTTGG GGGATCATTACAACAAAACTTGTATATTAAATCTTTGGCTTTGGTATCTGCAACATATACTATAACCATGTTAAACCTCATTCCTGCCATTACCTATGTCCTGGCTGTTTCTCTAAG AATGGAGAAGCCAAATCTTGGAACACCGGCTGGGAAAGCGAAGTTGATGGGAACATTAAGTGGAATTGGTGGTGCAATGATCCTAACTTTATATGAAGGCAAAAGATTATTTAACTTATCATTGCACATTGACTTGCTGCAAAATGCTACATCAACAACACATCATTCCCCTGCTGGTTCTCATGTTTGGGGACTCATGCTAGCTTTAGGCACTGCTCTCAGTTTCTCATTATGGTTTATAACACAG TCGAAGATGAGTCAGAATTTTCCGTGGCATTATTCAATTGTGGCGTTAACCTCTATAATGGGTGCAATTCAATCTTTTATATATGCTATTTGTACTGAGAGAGATTGGAGCCAGTGGAAGCTTGATTGGAATTTGAGACTTTTGACAGCAGCTTCCGCG ggtaTATTGGCCTCTGGAGTGTGTTTTGTTCTGTTGGCTTGGTGTGTGGGCATGAAAGGACCCTTGTATGTGTCTGCTTTTAACCCTCTAATGCTTGTTCTTGTGGCCTTCATTTCTTCGTTCGTATTGAACGAGTACATTACAGTCGGAAG TCTAACAGGAGCCGCGTTGATTGTTTGCGGATTATACATGTTATTATGGGGTAAGAGCAAAGAAGCGAGAAAAATGGATAATATGAATGGAATAGCTTCTGAAAATGTA